The following proteins come from a genomic window of Desulfonatronum thiodismutans:
- a CDS encoding Stp1/IreP family PP2C-type Ser/Thr phosphatase produces the protein MSNLSYTGMTHQGQVRGDNQDSIYLPQGGCSLPCLFLVADGMGGANGGKTASELAVSIVSEEFHQNQRKHGPELALRNAVKKANSTIYYKAQAEQDLRGMGTTLIGLAVLSDNRALIINVGDSRCYLLREGELHQLSEDHSVVQEMVREGKLTDEQARSNGMRNMLSRAVGAAAEVKEDLFAVTALEINDTFLLCSDGLHGPVPEERIRETLQQSLDISGKAQQLLRLANDNGGPDNISVILVRVNQSEYLPEPDEVTFRKNVPMTKKQTGATSSLSGFLGRFFNK, from the coding sequence ATGAGCAACCTCTCCTATACCGGCATGACCCACCAGGGCCAAGTGCGCGGTGACAATCAGGATTCCATTTATCTCCCGCAGGGCGGGTGCTCGCTCCCCTGTCTTTTTCTCGTCGCGGACGGAATGGGAGGTGCAAATGGCGGAAAAACAGCCAGCGAACTGGCCGTAAGCATCGTCTCGGAGGAGTTTCACCAAAACCAGAGGAAACATGGACCGGAGCTTGCATTGCGCAATGCCGTCAAAAAAGCCAACAGCACCATTTACTACAAAGCCCAAGCCGAACAAGACCTTCGCGGGATGGGAACGACCCTGATCGGGCTGGCCGTTCTTTCGGACAATCGAGCATTGATCATCAATGTGGGCGACAGTAGGTGTTATTTACTTCGGGAAGGCGAGCTACACCAGCTCAGCGAGGACCATTCCGTGGTGCAGGAGATGGTCCGCGAAGGCAAGCTGACAGATGAACAGGCAAGAAGCAATGGGATGCGCAACATGCTTTCCAGGGCGGTTGGAGCGGCCGCGGAGGTCAAGGAGGATCTATTCGCCGTGACGGCTCTGGAGATCAATGATACCTTCCTGCTTTGCTCCGACGGGCTGCACGGCCCGGTTCCCGAAGAACGCATTCGAGAAACCCTTCAACAATCCTTGGATATTTCCGGCAAGGCCCAACAGCTGCTGCGACTGGCCAACGACAATGGTGGACCGGACAACATCTCGGTGATCCTGGTGCGGGTCAACCAAAGTGAATATCTTCCCGAACCGGATGAAGTCACGTTTCGCAAGAACGTGCCCATGACAAAAAAACAGACTGGGGCAACATCTTCACTCTCCGGCTTTCTAGGAAGGTTTTTCAACAAATAG
- a CDS encoding serine/threonine-protein kinase, which yields MITLQKYNNYYLTRKIATGGMAEIFRAWKLGEAGFEKQVVVKRMLTHLTSNEDFLAMFLSEAKLVSRLNHANITQVYDLGKNQDTPDGTPTYFIAMEFVFGRNLAQVSKRCRERNQSLSWDCIASICLGAAQALEYAHELCDEHGAPLRIVHRDISPQNILISYSGEVKLLDFGIAKALVERQQTQTGMLKGKLSYMSPEQALGEPVDQRSDIYSLGIVLWELLTGHRLFTGDSEVGILQKVIKPEVADPLTFNPDIPPALAEICMYCLRSDPEQRCSNALEMAKALNAYLHASSEAAHLAVRSTMHELFSREMLSEKEQIQEELLAVRHALAKPEGDESDATVIIHSDGTLGIGTEDEATILTDSSDPAFSPQKASMTLSGKVMRLANSMRSATRSAAGLTLAAATLLIVLIGVVALWPERTDHGVQHATEGQAAPATPIPAPPTATSGEVASLSTSGLPEPSLTPARHASPEAGPTPESAATSTSPSISPASSHTTPPEAEHTTRTQAPPEATTTGKTSAESVALPAPPEPSQTEQPRQSKPKNTSPPRDPSAYNHLADPSLQTAPRQFDQERFDRLQAEFQQGQFAALDERQTSGALPGKRITRSDAPPRAKSGQADVVIRIWRQFGASLEVSLLLNDQPASDAKTFTIGRNPVDIPIRLQSGTNVVRLTHAGSSIIDGIQVQVGDGKALSLSVGSRDQDHVIVEY from the coding sequence ATGATCACTTTGCAAAAATACAATAATTATTATCTGACCAGGAAAATCGCCACCGGCGGAATGGCCGAAATTTTTCGAGCCTGGAAGCTGGGAGAGGCCGGCTTTGAGAAACAGGTGGTGGTCAAGCGCATGCTGACGCACCTGACCTCGAACGAGGACTTTCTCGCCATGTTTCTCAGCGAGGCCAAGCTGGTCAGCCGCCTGAACCACGCCAACATCACCCAGGTCTACGACCTGGGTAAGAATCAAGATACGCCGGATGGCACGCCGACCTACTTCATCGCCATGGAGTTCGTCTTCGGTCGAAACCTGGCCCAGGTCAGCAAGCGCTGTCGAGAAAGAAACCAGTCGCTCTCCTGGGACTGCATCGCCTCGATTTGTCTCGGAGCGGCCCAAGCCCTGGAGTATGCCCACGAATTGTGCGACGAGCACGGCGCTCCTCTACGCATCGTGCATCGGGATATCAGCCCGCAAAACATATTGATCTCCTACAGCGGAGAGGTGAAGCTCCTGGATTTCGGCATTGCCAAGGCCCTGGTGGAACGCCAGCAAACCCAGACCGGGATGCTTAAAGGGAAGCTCTCCTACATGTCCCCTGAGCAGGCCCTGGGAGAGCCCGTGGACCAGCGCAGCGACATTTACTCCCTGGGCATCGTGCTTTGGGAGTTGCTGACCGGTCACCGTTTGTTCACCGGGGACAGCGAAGTGGGCATTCTGCAGAAAGTCATCAAGCCCGAAGTGGCGGACCCATTGACGTTCAATCCGGATATTCCGCCTGCCTTGGCTGAAATCTGTATGTATTGCCTGCGTTCCGACCCAGAACAACGCTGCTCCAATGCCCTGGAAATGGCCAAGGCGCTCAACGCCTACCTGCATGCATCCTCCGAAGCCGCGCACCTGGCAGTTCGCTCGACAATGCATGAGCTGTTTTCCCGGGAAATGCTTTCGGAAAAAGAGCAGATTCAAGAAGAACTCCTGGCCGTCCGCCATGCTCTCGCCAAGCCGGAAGGCGACGAGTCGGACGCCACGGTGATCATTCATTCCGACGGCACTCTGGGCATCGGCACGGAAGACGAAGCCACCATACTAACTGACAGCTCCGATCCCGCATTCTCCCCTCAAAAGGCCTCGATGACCCTCAGCGGAAAAGTCATGCGCCTGGCCAACTCCATGCGCTCCGCGACCAGAAGCGCGGCGGGACTGACCTTGGCCGCCGCAACCTTACTGATTGTGCTGATCGGCGTGGTGGCCCTTTGGCCGGAACGGACGGATCACGGGGTGCAACACGCGACGGAGGGACAGGCTGCTCCGGCAACTCCCATTCCCGCACCGCCCACAGCCACCTCCGGCGAGGTTGCGTCACTTTCGACTTCCGGCCTACCAGAACCATCGCTCACGCCAGCACGCCATGCCTCGCCAGAAGCAGGCCCAACTCCAGAGAGTGCAGCCACGTCGACAAGCCCGAGTATTTCTCCGGCTTCCTCGCATACCACGCCACCAGAAGCTGAACACACCACACGGACTCAAGCGCCCCCTGAAGCCACAACGACGGGAAAAACCAGCGCAGAGAGTGTCGCCCTTCCGGCTCCCCCGGAACCGTCGCAAACGGAGCAACCGAGGCAATCGAAACCCAAAAACACATCTCCCCCCAGGGACCCTTCTGCCTACAATCATTTGGCGGATCCCAGTCTGCAAACTGCTCCGCGTCAATTTGACCAAGAGCGTTTCGATCGATTGCAGGCGGAGTTTCAACAAGGCCAGTTCGCGGCTTTGGATGAAAGGCAGACTTCAGGGGCGCTCCCTGGCAAGCGGATAACGCGTAGCGATGCTCCTCCTCGGGCTAAATCGGGTCAAGCGGATGTGGTTATCCGGATATGGCGGCAATTCGGCGCGAGTCTGGAAGTGAGCCTCCTGCTCAATGATCAGCCGGCTTCGGACGCAAAGACCTTTACCATTGGCCGAAACCCGGTGGACATCCCGATTCGCCTGCAATCCGGCACGAATGTCGTTCGCTTGACCCATGCTGGATCAAGCATCATTGACGGGATTCAGGTTCAGGTCGGCGACGGCAAAGCGTTAAGTCTTTCAGTGGGAAGCAGGGACCAGGATCACGTGATCGTGGAGTACTGA
- a CDS encoding CsgG/HfaB family protein — MRLYVRCLLTTFCIFGVLGCAKVQEVPQRDVHYAEIPYSGQVSSDTVKALDQQYPDGFWEDQELDAMNQVVMAVRIFSTSPNRPDLGRAVSDMVASALVNTGRVTVVEREELDALISELELSQSGLTETPMGYETGLMDTVDYIVMGSVHQVGNKQRVEARLLEVLSSRIVTSQELTVDQISVATANALAGLLLGNMPQ; from the coding sequence ATGAGGTTGTATGTCCGGTGTCTATTAACGACTTTTTGCATTTTCGGAGTGCTGGGGTGCGCCAAAGTCCAGGAGGTCCCGCAACGAGACGTCCACTATGCTGAAATTCCTTATTCCGGGCAGGTTTCCAGCGATACGGTCAAGGCCTTGGATCAGCAATATCCGGATGGGTTCTGGGAAGACCAAGAATTGGACGCTATGAACCAAGTGGTCATGGCTGTTCGGATTTTTTCAACCAGCCCGAACCGCCCGGACCTTGGACGGGCCGTGAGCGACATGGTCGCCTCCGCCTTGGTCAATACGGGGCGGGTGACGGTGGTTGAACGCGAGGAGCTCGACGCCTTGATCAGTGAGCTCGAACTGTCGCAGTCCGGATTGACGGAAACGCCCATGGGGTATGAAACAGGACTTATGGACACGGTGGACTACATTGTCATGGGCAGTGTCCATCAAGTCGGCAACAAGCAGCGGGTGGAAGCGAGATTGTTGGAGGTGCTTTCGAGCCGGATCGTTACATCCCAGGAATTGACCGTGGACCAGATCAGTGTGGCGACCGCCAACGCTTTGGCCGGCTTGCTACTTGGAAACATGCCGCAATGA
- a CDS encoding UbiD family decarboxylase, producing MDLPCFLEELARRDALMVVDAPVAPHLEIAALSALAVREQGSALLFRNARDSKHPILTNALASEDRIALALNHASLREFGNTAFNLLRQNPDPAPASSDSSDLDEAMEIVDEPPCQEHSLAGSEACFEHLPRITLWPGDAGPCLTAGVVVTRHPRTGRRNAGIYRLQILDNTRATLGWHPGSDAAEHFHAAQEMNRPLEVAVALGVPPSVLLAAGLSLPRELDELEFAARVTNTRLPLARCRTVDLLVPATSQLILEGNALPGERTLEGPFGNHTGLLSTPRPCPIFRLRAITQASAPVLPCVVAGPPPSESTWMAKAQEAMLRARLRAAHPEIRDIALPMEGIYQNFLFVVLNSNQHDAPHDALELLRCLCEERELRRFRFLVAVDEAVDQADASQILWRLGNCLDPDRDMVRIQGPLAPWHPSTTPGRGGKLLLDARAKPPARPMPGHPDPHFTETVRRLWQTLQKR from the coding sequence ATGGACTTGCCCTGTTTTCTGGAGGAACTTGCCCGGCGCGATGCGTTGATGGTCGTCGATGCGCCAGTGGCCCCTCACTTGGAGATAGCCGCCCTCTCCGCTTTGGCCGTGCGTGAGCAGGGGTCGGCTCTGCTTTTCAGGAATGCCCGCGACTCGAAGCATCCCATCCTGACCAACGCCCTGGCCTCTGAAGACCGCATAGCCCTGGCCCTGAACCACGCCTCCCTACGAGAATTCGGGAACACGGCTTTCAATCTTTTGCGGCAAAATCCAGATCCCGCTCCTGCCTCCTCCGACAGTTCTGATCTCGACGAAGCCATGGAGATCGTCGATGAACCGCCCTGCCAAGAGCATTCCCTTGCCGGATCTGAAGCCTGCTTTGAGCACCTGCCGCGCATCACGCTCTGGCCCGGTGACGCCGGACCCTGTCTGACCGCCGGGGTGGTCGTGACAAGGCACCCCCGGACCGGAAGACGCAACGCGGGAATCTATCGTCTTCAAATATTGGACAATACCAGGGCGACTCTGGGCTGGCATCCGGGCAGCGACGCAGCGGAGCATTTTCACGCGGCCCAAGAGATGAACCGGCCGCTGGAAGTCGCCGTGGCCCTGGGCGTGCCACCCTCCGTGCTCCTGGCCGCCGGGCTGTCCTTGCCCCGGGAGCTGGACGAATTGGAATTCGCGGCCCGCGTAACGAACACCCGGCTGCCCCTGGCCCGTTGCCGCACGGTGGACCTGTTGGTTCCGGCCACAAGCCAGCTTATTCTGGAGGGAAACGCGCTGCCCGGAGAACGGACCTTGGAAGGCCCTTTCGGCAACCATACCGGACTGCTGAGCACCCCGCGCCCTTGTCCGATCTTTCGGCTGCGCGCCATCACCCAAGCCTCGGCCCCGGTCCTGCCCTGCGTCGTCGCCGGTCCTCCGCCTTCGGAAAGCACCTGGATGGCCAAGGCCCAGGAAGCGATGCTCCGGGCCCGGCTCCGGGCCGCGCATCCGGAAATCAGGGACATCGCCCTGCCCATGGAAGGCATCTACCAGAATTTCCTGTTCGTCGTCCTGAACTCGAATCAGCATGATGCACCACATGATGCGTTGGAGTTGCTGCGCTGCTTGTGCGAGGAACGCGAACTGCGCCGGTTTCGCTTTCTGGTGGCCGTGGACGAAGCCGTGGACCAGGCCGACGCCTCTCAAATCCTTTGGCGATTGGGCAACTGCCTGGACCCGGATCGGGACATGGTTCGCATCCAGGGTCCACTGGCTCCGTGGCATCCGTCCACAACGCCGGGGCGGGGCGGAAAACTGCTCCTGGACGCTCGGGCCAAGCCCCCGGCCCGTCCCATGCCCGGCCATCCTGACCCGCACTTCACCGAAACCGTCCGGCGACTCTGGCAAACCCTGCAAAAAAGGTAG
- a CDS encoding UbiX family flavin prenyltransferase: MPPSSRNRIVLAVTGASGMPYARTLAGMLRDRRELHLIVSKAGWLVWNQEMGTPREELLNTAFRAYSQDDLAAPPASGSWQHQGMVVCPCSMASLAAIARGLGNNLIHRSADVTLKERRRLILVTRETPLNSIHLENMLAATRAGAVVLPASPGFYHRPQTIQDLTEQLCGRILDALDVDHDATRRWGEDAPGLEPSPTETRQ; this comes from the coding sequence ATGCCCCCATCCTCTCGAAACCGCATCGTCCTGGCCGTCACCGGAGCCAGCGGCATGCCCTATGCCCGGACCCTGGCCGGTATGCTGCGCGACCGCCGCGAACTGCACCTGATCGTATCCAAAGCCGGCTGGCTGGTTTGGAACCAGGAAATGGGCACGCCCCGCGAGGAACTCTTGAACACGGCGTTTCGCGCCTATTCCCAGGACGATCTGGCCGCTCCGCCGGCCAGCGGGTCCTGGCAACACCAGGGCATGGTGGTCTGCCCCTGCTCCATGGCCAGCCTGGCGGCCATTGCCCGGGGGTTGGGCAACAATCTGATCCACCGATCCGCGGACGTCACGCTCAAGGAGCGGCGTCGGCTGATTCTGGTCACCCGGGAAACGCCGCTGAACAGCATTCACCTGGAAAACATGCTCGCCGCGACCAGGGCCGGAGCCGTGGTGCTGCCGGCCAGTCCGGGATTCTATCACCGCCCCCAGACCATCCAGGATCTGACGGAACAACTCTGCGGTCGGATACTGGACGCGCTGGACGTGGATCACGACGCGACGCGACGCTGGGGAGAGGACGCCCCCGGTCTGGAGCCGTCACCAACCGAGACACGCCAATGA
- a CDS encoding metal-dependent hydrolase — protein sequence MEHRLIWHGHAAFQIVTPSLSVLIDPWFEGNPSSGTSHEALDKVDLVLITHDHGDHVGQAVEICRRTGAHLLGVVETVARLKGLGLPDDQVVNGIGMNIGGTVRFHTLQATMVQAQHSSETGLAVGYILTLEDGTCVYHAGDTGIFSTMELYGRLFNIDLALLPIGGVFTMDPRQAAMACAMLQCEEVVPMHWGSFPVLEQNCDNFAEQLGIHAPKVRLNAMKPGQTLIMGKQNLDFAARIAEE from the coding sequence ATGGAACATCGATTGATCTGGCATGGACACGCGGCTTTTCAAATCGTCACGCCCAGCTTGAGCGTGCTGATCGACCCTTGGTTCGAGGGCAACCCGTCCTCGGGAACCTCCCACGAAGCCTTGGACAAGGTGGACCTGGTGCTGATCACCCACGACCACGGGGACCATGTCGGTCAGGCCGTGGAAATCTGCCGGCGGACCGGAGCGCATCTGCTGGGCGTCGTGGAAACCGTAGCCCGACTGAAGGGCCTCGGCCTGCCCGACGACCAGGTGGTCAACGGCATCGGCATGAACATCGGCGGCACGGTCCGCTTCCACACCCTCCAGGCAACCATGGTCCAGGCCCAGCACTCCTCGGAAACCGGCCTGGCCGTGGGCTACATCCTGACCCTGGAAGACGGGACCTGCGTCTACCACGCCGGGGACACGGGCATTTTCTCGACCATGGAACTCTACGGGCGGCTGTTCAACATCGACCTGGCCCTGCTGCCCATCGGCGGAGTGTTCACCATGGATCCCCGACAGGCGGCCATGGCCTGCGCCATGCTCCAATGCGAGGAAGTCGTGCCCATGCACTGGGGGTCGTTTCCGGTCCTGGAGCAGAACTGCGACAACTTCGCCGAACAGTTGGGCATTCACGCCCCTAAAGTCCGGCTCAACGCCATGAAGCCCGGCCAGACCCTGATCATGGGCAAGCAGAATCTGGATTTCGCGGCCCGGATCGCTGAAGAGTGA
- the uvrC gene encoding excinuclease ABC subunit UvrC codes for MAEPIALNPHREEPRSLSISRDHPEGPGVYLFKDAKGRILYVGKAKNLRRRLASYFRPAAQLPLKTRAMVAKSAAVDTLRTTTEKEALLLESSLIKKHRPRYNICLRDDKQYVLFKLDAQTEYPRLTLTRRVLKDGALYYGPFISSQAARQTLKAVHRLFKLRRCKDTMFRNRVRPCLYHHMGQCLGPCVLDVSRENYADMVRRVRMFLGGRSKELGVILKKRMQEHSERLEYEKAAELRDLLKGVQQTLERQAVVLSDELDRDVIGLVRDARGVGLSILFIRQGCLLDSKSFFWPAVEESVGDAGASSGLDEDSKAGRHEAVAGPEGEADYGLEDEEGGGALLESFLVQFYGPERFIPERIILPARLAETVGNDSIVQVLTERRGALVRLTAARGEAQRRLVEMAEANALEAMKRREPDLAALLADALRLAGPVRRIEAVDVSHLSGQGVRVGMVVFEDGRPRTDAYRIHAMPELEGTHDDYLALARWAERRIEAGPPWPDLLLIDGGLGQLAAVGRVCSAAGLDQAWNLASMAKAGRRGGELEDKVFRPGRKNPLPLRPGSKELLFLQQIRDAAHRFVISRQRQARKRKALDTRLEAIPGVGPKTARLLWDHYPDIAAMARASLEELTALPGLGPDKARKVYEGLRVETEDG; via the coding sequence ATGGCTGAACCAATTGCTTTGAATCCCCATCGCGAGGAACCGCGGTCGCTTTCCATCTCACGGGACCACCCCGAAGGTCCAGGGGTTTACCTGTTCAAAGACGCCAAAGGGCGGATTTTATATGTCGGCAAGGCCAAGAACCTGCGTCGCCGGTTGGCGTCGTACTTTCGGCCCGCGGCGCAACTTCCGCTCAAAACCCGGGCCATGGTCGCCAAATCGGCGGCGGTGGACACGCTGCGCACTACCACGGAAAAGGAAGCCCTGCTTCTGGAGTCCAGCCTGATCAAAAAGCATCGTCCACGGTACAACATCTGCCTGCGCGACGACAAGCAGTACGTGCTGTTCAAGCTGGACGCCCAGACCGAGTATCCGCGCCTGACCCTGACGCGCAGGGTGCTCAAGGACGGGGCCCTGTACTACGGCCCGTTCATTTCCTCCCAGGCCGCCCGCCAGACGTTGAAGGCCGTGCATCGCCTGTTCAAGCTGCGCCGCTGCAAGGACACGATGTTCCGCAACCGGGTTCGGCCCTGCCTCTACCATCACATGGGCCAGTGTCTCGGACCCTGCGTTCTGGATGTATCCAGGGAGAACTACGCGGACATGGTCCGCCGGGTGCGGATGTTTCTGGGCGGTCGATCCAAGGAACTGGGAGTAATTCTCAAGAAGCGCATGCAGGAGCACTCCGAACGATTGGAGTACGAAAAGGCCGCGGAGCTCCGCGACCTGCTCAAAGGCGTTCAGCAGACTCTGGAGCGCCAGGCGGTCGTCCTTTCCGACGAGTTGGACCGGGACGTGATCGGCCTGGTTCGCGATGCGCGGGGCGTGGGGCTGAGCATTCTGTTCATTCGCCAGGGGTGCCTTCTGGACAGCAAGAGTTTTTTCTGGCCCGCGGTGGAAGAATCCGTCGGCGATGCAGGGGCGTCGTCCGGGCTGGATGAAGACTCGAAAGCCGGTCGCCACGAGGCCGTGGCCGGACCGGAAGGGGAAGCGGACTACGGCCTGGAGGACGAGGAGGGCGGCGGCGCGTTGCTGGAAAGCTTTCTGGTCCAGTTCTACGGTCCGGAGCGGTTCATTCCGGAGCGGATCATCCTGCCAGCGCGGTTGGCGGAAACCGTGGGGAACGACTCCATTGTCCAGGTGCTGACCGAACGTCGCGGTGCGCTGGTGCGGTTGACCGCGGCCCGGGGCGAGGCCCAGCGGCGGCTGGTGGAAATGGCCGAGGCCAATGCGCTGGAAGCCATGAAGCGTCGGGAGCCGGACTTGGCCGCGCTTCTGGCCGACGCCCTGCGCCTGGCGGGCCCGGTTCGGCGCATCGAGGCCGTGGACGTTTCCCATCTGAGCGGGCAGGGCGTTCGGGTGGGCATGGTGGTCTTCGAGGACGGGCGACCGCGCACGGACGCCTACCGCATCCACGCCATGCCCGAGCTGGAAGGAACCCATGACGACTACCTGGCCCTGGCCCGTTGGGCCGAGCGGCGGATCGAGGCCGGGCCGCCGTGGCCGGACCTGCTGCTCATCGACGGAGGCCTGGGGCAGCTCGCCGCGGTGGGGAGGGTCTGTTCCGCGGCGGGGCTGGACCAAGCCTGGAACCTGGCTTCCATGGCCAAGGCCGGTCGCCGGGGCGGCGAACTTGAGGACAAGGTGTTCCGTCCGGGACGCAAGAATCCGCTCCCGCTGCGACCTGGAAGCAAGGAACTGCTCTTTTTGCAGCAGATCCGGGATGCGGCGCACCGGTTCGTGATCTCCCGGCAACGCCAGGCCCGGAAGCGCAAGGCCCTGGACACCCGCCTGGAAGCCATCCCCGGGGTGGGACCAAAGACCGCCCGGTTGCTCTGGGACCACTACCCGGACATCGCGGCCATGGCCCGGGCCTCTCTGGAAGAGCTGACGGCCCTGCCCGGCCTGGGGCCGGACAAGGCCAGGAAGGTTTATGAAGGGTTGAGGGTGGAAACGGAGGATGGTTGA
- the thiM gene encoding hydroxyethylthiazole kinase, which produces MRDTEKQWPEIAAEQLRTMRRAGPLVHNITNYVVMGVTANVLLAQGAYPVMAHAPEEVEEMTSLANALALNIGTLSGPWVEAMILAGKKANELNKPVVLDPVGAGATRFRTETVCRILDAVTISVLRGNPSEILAVSGAQGGARGVDAVHGVEEIAETARDLAAKLNCVVAVSGERDLVTDGQCTIRLSGGSPLMTKITGMGCALSSTVAAFVGAGGETLAGTVGAMALYNVAGELAAQKSTGPGSFEPAFLDILALVGDDQMLRAEIDQE; this is translated from the coding sequence ATGCGAGATACAGAAAAACAATGGCCGGAAATCGCGGCAGAGCAGCTTCGGACCATGCGCCGGGCCGGGCCGCTGGTTCACAACATCACCAACTACGTGGTCATGGGCGTGACGGCCAACGTGCTGCTGGCCCAGGGTGCCTACCCGGTGATGGCCCATGCTCCGGAGGAGGTGGAGGAGATGACGTCCCTGGCCAACGCTTTGGCCCTGAACATCGGCACCTTGAGCGGCCCCTGGGTGGAGGCCATGATCCTGGCCGGGAAGAAGGCCAATGAGTTGAACAAGCCGGTGGTCCTGGACCCGGTGGGGGCCGGGGCGACCCGCTTTCGGACCGAAACCGTATGCCGGATTCTGGATGCCGTGACCATTTCCGTGCTGCGCGGCAACCCGTCCGAAATCCTGGCCGTTTCCGGGGCCCAGGGAGGCGCTCGGGGCGTGGACGCCGTGCATGGCGTGGAGGAGATCGCCGAAACGGCCCGGGACCTGGCCGCCAAACTGAACTGCGTGGTGGCTGTTTCCGGGGAACGCGATCTGGTCACGGATGGGCAATGCACCATCCGCCTGTCCGGAGGCTCTCCCCTGATGACCAAGATCACCGGCATGGGCTGCGCCCTGAGTTCCACCGTGGCCGCGTTCGTCGGCGCGGGAGGCGAGACCCTGGCCGGAACCGTGGGCGCCATGGCCCTCTACAATGTGGCCGGAGAGCTGGCGGCCCAAAAATCCACCGGACCGGGCAGCTTTGAACCGGCTTTCCTGGACATTCTGGCCCTGGTCGGGGATGATCAAATGCTCCGGGCGGAGATCGACCAGGAGTGA
- a CDS encoding nucleotidyltransferase family protein translates to MKGNPMKTDQLSHRAKCRTSCQAHHQDALRPTSFQVDPVEAARTIGRRFREASARNAHLERRAREDARRLVQMIIQEFQPKRIYQWGSLTRQGAFREFSDIDLAVEGVTEPEIFFKMLGRCMELTDFPVDLVQLECIEPLHADEIRTHGRLLWETPSCPS, encoded by the coding sequence ATGAAGGGCAATCCAATGAAGACGGACCAACTATCTCACCGGGCTAAATGCCGGACATCCTGCCAAGCGCATCACCAAGACGCTTTACGGCCGACTTCTTTCCAGGTCGATCCAGTCGAAGCCGCTCGGACCATTGGCCGACGATTCCGGGAAGCCTCGGCGCGCAACGCGCACCTGGAACGCCGAGCCCGCGAGGATGCCCGACGTCTCGTTCAGATGATCATTCAAGAGTTCCAGCCCAAGCGGATTTATCAATGGGGCTCCCTGACCAGACAGGGCGCATTCCGTGAGTTTTCAGACATAGACTTGGCGGTGGAAGGCGTGACGGAACCGGAGATTTTTTTCAAAATGTTGGGCAGGTGCATGGAACTAACCGATTTTCCCGTCGACCTGGTCCAATTGGAGTGCATAGAGCCGCTCCACGCCGATGAAATTCGCACCCATGGCCGCCTGCTCTGGGAGACTCCGTCATGCCCGTCATAA
- a CDS encoding ribonuclease toxin HepT-like protein has translation MNLLHGQEQAYLAFLEQDAPRLVQQRSLAMLHASFLADYYTCAETCFWRIAQFFENSLDGQRWHKDLLDRMRIAIPGMREAVIQDEVHDALQELMRFRHFRRYYFEMNYDMAKIEYLREKLHFLHRELPLDLLRFQTFLQNLLHQMTSEEEPPWPEKNNQTP, from the coding sequence ATGAATCTACTGCATGGGCAGGAGCAAGCCTATCTTGCTTTTCTGGAACAGGATGCGCCAAGGCTTGTTCAGCAACGCTCCTTGGCCATGCTCCACGCCAGCTTCCTGGCGGACTACTATACCTGCGCCGAAACCTGCTTCTGGCGCATTGCCCAATTTTTCGAGAACAGCCTGGACGGCCAGCGCTGGCACAAGGATCTCCTGGACCGGATGCGGATTGCGATTCCCGGCATGCGAGAGGCCGTGATTCAAGACGAGGTCCATGATGCTCTCCAGGAATTGATGCGATTTCGCCATTTTCGGCGTTATTACTTTGAGATGAACTATGACATGGCTAAAATCGAGTATCTACGTGAGAAGCTGCACTTTCTGCATCGGGAACTTCCGTTGGACCTGTTGCGATTCCAGACCTTTCTCCAGAACCTGCTGCATCAAATGACAAGCGAGGAGGAGCCGCCATGGCCCGAAAAAAACAATCAGACGCCGTGA